Proteins from a single region of Prinia subflava isolate CZ2003 ecotype Zambia chromosome 10, Cam_Psub_1.2, whole genome shotgun sequence:
- the LPAR3 gene encoding lysophosphatidic acid receptor 3, translating into MNECYYDKRMDFFYNRTKTDTADEWTGPQLIGVLCFGTFFCLFIFISNSLVIAAVVKNKRFHFPFYYLLANLAAADFFAGIAYVFLMFNTGPVSKTLTVNRWFLRQGLLDTSLTASLVNLLVIAVERHMSIMRMKIHSNLTKKRVTFLIISIWAIAIFMGAVPTLGWNCLCDITVCSSLAPIYSRSYLVFWSVLNLVVFFIMVVVYIRIYMYVQRKTNVLSSHTSGSISRRRTPVKLMKTVMTVLGAFVVCWTPGLVVLLLDGLNCTDCGIQNVKRWFLLLALLNSVMNPIIYSYKDDEMWATMKRMICCSSEDKSQERRSSRIPSTVLCRSTDISGHYIEDGIIQGTICGKGDLGDKGNS; encoded by the exons ATGAACGAATGCTACTATGACAAGCGCATGGACTTTTTCTACAACAGGACCAAGACAGACACCGCGGATGAGTGGACAGGACCACAGCTCATCGGCGTTCTATGCTTTGGGacatttttctgcctcttcatttttatttcaaattcgTTGGTCATAGCAGCTGTGGTGAAGAACAAGAGGTTTCATTTCCCCTTTTACTATCTTCTGGCCAACTTGGCAGCTGCAGACTTTTTTGCAGGCATTGCCTACGTCTTCCTGATGTTCAACACCGGCCCGGTGTCCAAGACGTTGACGGTGAACCGCTGGTTTTTGCGGCAGGGTCTGCTGGACACCAGCCTGACGGCGTCCCTGGTGAACCTCCTGGTCATCGCCGTGGAGCGCCACATGTCCATCATGCGGATGAAGATCCACAGCAATCTCACCAAGAAGAGAGTCACCTTCTTAATCATATCAATCTGGGCCATTGCTATCTTCATGGGTGCTGTTCCGACCCTGGGTTGGAACTGCCTCTGTGACATTACTGTCTGCTCATCCCTGGCACCCATTTACAGCAGAAGTTACCTGGTGTTCTGGAGTGTCTTAAACCTGGTTGTCTTCTTCATCATGGTGGTGGTTTACATAAGAATCTACATGTACGTCCAGAGGAAAACCAACGTCTTGTCATCACACACCAGCGGGTCCATCAGCCGGAGGAGAACCCCTGTGAAACTTATGAAGACTGTCATGACTGTCTTAG GTGCCTTTGTTGTCTGCTGGACCCCTGGCCTGGTCGTCTTATTGCTTGATGGCCTGAACTGTACTGACTGTGGGATTCAGAATGTTAAAAGGTGGTTTcttctcctggccctgctgaacTCTGTCATGAATCCAATAATTTATTCATACAAAGATGATGAGATGTGGGCTACCATGAAAAGGATGATTTGCTGCTCCTCTGAGGATAAGAGCCAGGAGAGACGCTCGTCTCGGATCCCCTCGACAGTTCTCTGCAGGAGCACGGATATCTCAGGCCACTACATTGAAGATGGCATTATCCAAGGGACAATTTGTGGAAAAGGAGATCTTGGTGACAAAGGAAACTCCTGA